One Mercenaria mercenaria strain notata chromosome 12, MADL_Memer_1, whole genome shotgun sequence DNA segment encodes these proteins:
- the LOC123534775 gene encoding sushi, von Willebrand factor type A, EGF and pentraxin domain-containing protein 1-like isoform X4, translating into MTKDEYSPCEGCSDNGEFSIDQKCGNSGYPLPEKTPERAVLHGNMFSVGSKISYQCYEGYAMNSTDISISTCEAGGAWGLTNFKCLPEVAFTADVLRSDDTYYMLVRNKYTWDEAKLAEEFG; encoded by the exons ATGACAAAA GATGAGTACAGTCCATGCGAAGGTTGTAGTGACAATGGTGAATTCAGTATAGATCAGAAATGTGGTAACTCCG GTTACCCACTTCCAGAAAAGACGCCAGAAAGGGCGGTACTCCATGGTAATATGTTTTCTGTCGGAAGTAAGATTTCATATCAATGTTACGAGGGGTATGCTATGAATAGCACAGACATATCTATATCAACGTGTGAAGCTGGTGGAGCTTGGGGCTTAACTAACTTCAAGTGCTTACCCG AGGTTGCATTCACTGCAGACGTACTAAGATCGGATGACACCTACTACATGTTGGTGAGGAACAAATACACTTGGGATGAAGCTAAG